A genomic segment from Polyangium mundeleinium encodes:
- a CDS encoding BPTI/Kunitz domain-containing protein, giving the protein MKRGLACVLAAISLLFVLPASAAEDVEENADLAEEELNAQPARRICNQPIVSGPCRAAFRRFAFNRAVGRCVPFVYGGCQGNRNNFESLRACQRVCTRGFRR; this is encoded by the coding sequence ATGAAGCGTGGACTCGCATGTGTCTTGGCGGCGATTTCGCTGTTGTTCGTGCTGCCCGCGTCCGCGGCGGAGGACGTGGAGGAAAACGCTGATCTCGCGGAGGAGGAGTTGAACGCGCAACCGGCGCGGCGGATCTGCAATCAGCCCATCGTGTCGGGCCCGTGCCGCGCGGCCTTCCGCCGGTTTGCCTTCAATCGGGCCGTCGGCCGGTGCGTGCCGTTCGTCTACGGCGGCTGCCAGGGGAACAGGAACAACTTCGAGTCCCTGCGCGCCTGCCAGCGCGTCTGCACCCGCGGCTTCCGGCGGTAA
- the ychF gene encoding redox-regulated ATPase YchF yields the protein MALKVAIVGLPNVGKSTLFNALTQTAAAQAANYPFCTIEPNVGDVAVPEPRLDKLAALASSKEIIPARINFVDVAGLVRGASKGEGLGNQFLANIRDCDAVAFVARCFQNDDVTHVEGRVDPLADLDIIETELMLADIDSLEKRIPNLEKRIRGGDKEGASTLRLLKLALEQLHAGRPAFTAKVEADDQKAWRMLQLLTAKPALYVCNVEEAAAGAGNALSSKVAERAAKDGAKSVVISAQIEAEIAQLGAAERAEFLETLGLAEPGLNRLIREAYALLGLQTYFTVGPKEARAWTIPIGATAPQSAGEIHTDFEKGFICAETIAYEDFVKFGGESGAAQAGKLRKEGKAYVVKDGDVMHFHFNV from the coding sequence ATGGCCCTCAAAGTCGCGATCGTCGGTCTGCCGAACGTCGGCAAGTCCACCCTCTTCAACGCTCTGACCCAGACGGCGGCCGCGCAGGCTGCCAACTACCCGTTCTGCACCATCGAGCCGAACGTCGGCGACGTGGCCGTGCCCGAGCCGCGGCTCGACAAGCTGGCGGCGCTCGCCAGCTCGAAGGAGATCATCCCGGCCCGCATCAACTTCGTCGACGTCGCGGGCCTCGTGCGCGGCGCGTCCAAGGGCGAGGGCCTGGGCAACCAGTTCCTGGCCAACATCCGCGACTGCGACGCCGTCGCCTTCGTCGCCCGGTGCTTCCAGAACGACGACGTCACGCACGTCGAGGGGCGCGTCGACCCGCTCGCCGATCTCGACATCATCGAGACCGAGCTGATGCTGGCGGACATCGACAGCCTGGAGAAACGCATCCCCAACCTGGAGAAGCGGATCCGCGGCGGAGACAAGGAGGGCGCGAGCACGCTCCGCCTGCTCAAGCTCGCGCTGGAGCAGCTCCACGCGGGCCGGCCTGCGTTCACGGCGAAGGTGGAAGCCGACGATCAGAAGGCCTGGCGCATGCTCCAGCTCCTGACCGCGAAGCCCGCGCTGTACGTGTGCAACGTGGAAGAGGCCGCGGCGGGGGCGGGCAACGCCCTGTCGTCGAAGGTGGCCGAGCGCGCGGCGAAGGACGGCGCGAAGTCCGTGGTGATCTCGGCGCAGATCGAGGCGGAGATCGCCCAGCTCGGCGCCGCCGAGCGCGCGGAGTTCCTGGAGACCTTGGGGCTCGCGGAGCCCGGCCTGAATCGCCTCATCCGCGAGGCGTACGCGCTGCTCGGGCTCCAGACGTATTTCACGGTCGGCCCGAAGGAGGCGCGCGCCTGGACGATCCCGATCGGCGCGACCGCGCCGCAGTCCGCGGGCGAGATCCACACGGATTTCGAGAAGGGCTTCATCTGCGCCGAGACCATCGCCTACGAAGATTTCGTCAAGTTCGGCGGTGAGAGCGGCGCGGCGCAGGCCGGCAAGTTGCGCAAGGAAGGGAAGGCGTACGTCGTCAAGGACGGCGACGTGATGCATTTCCACTTCAACGTCTGA
- a CDS encoding ATP-grasp domain-containing protein, translated as MQPRFLFLTGEPAVTLPLLKERPAWAPVLSAISFDVIAGRLHRRRSATDDFHGVVYFADVRDKDVEQHNLRVLAENNIPCWPDPAALQAASQRHAALGRCVAAGLVEHPVVQSRFTREPLLPFPYVLKIGEEHRGEGKHLIRSARDIPPWDGIATAEPFFEGESVRVLVLGDRAFGVRIQNEGTWIKNAPGASFEAWAPDEAIVTHARRAARLFGLTVAGIDYVIDHDGPHFIELNPFPRVGLSSESAAVAREIFRGVMDAVEASARATGRIG; from the coding sequence GTGCAGCCGCGTTTCCTCTTCCTCACCGGCGAGCCCGCCGTCACGCTGCCACTCCTGAAAGAGCGGCCCGCCTGGGCCCCCGTGCTCTCCGCGATCTCTTTCGACGTGATCGCCGGCCGCCTGCACCGCCGGCGGAGCGCCACCGACGATTTCCACGGCGTCGTTTATTTCGCCGACGTCCGCGACAAGGACGTCGAGCAGCACAACCTGCGTGTCCTCGCTGAAAACAACATTCCCTGCTGGCCCGATCCCGCGGCCTTGCAGGCCGCTTCCCAGCGTCACGCGGCGCTCGGCCGTTGCGTCGCCGCGGGGCTCGTCGAGCACCCCGTCGTGCAATCTCGATTCACCCGCGAGCCGCTCCTGCCGTTCCCCTACGTGCTCAAGATCGGCGAGGAGCATCGAGGGGAGGGCAAGCATCTCATCCGGTCGGCGCGTGACATCCCGCCCTGGGACGGGATTGCGACGGCGGAGCCGTTTTTCGAGGGCGAATCGGTGCGCGTGCTCGTCCTCGGCGATCGCGCGTTCGGCGTGCGAATCCAGAATGAGGGCACGTGGATCAAGAACGCGCCCGGCGCTTCGTTCGAGGCGTGGGCGCCGGACGAGGCCATCGTCACGCACGCGCGCCGGGCGGCCCGGCTCTTCGGGCTCACGGTCGCCGGGATCGATTACGTGATCGATCACGATGGCCCCCATTTCATCGAGCTGAATCCATTTCCGCGCGTCGGCCTCTCCAGCGAGAGCGCCGCCGTCGCGCGGGAGATCTTCCGCGGCGTGATGGACGCCGTCGAGGCGTCGGCGCGCGCGACCGGACGAATCGGCTGA
- a CDS encoding SGNH/GDSL hydrolase family protein — MSNFLGMALRYRQEEAETFVALRGVGDCSIFEAKTRMEKGKPVRGTSCSEHWAQDVAELHPDLTLIVMGGAFFNEKACDPAWQASYEKRIFNLADGMGTNAGRIVLTRVPYPIKDWRHGNVPARVDCFNEMLERAAQKRRWPMLDLMGHVCPTPACRVDSNGHPIRPDGLHFDGVGAEETARWVLRELKRFAREEHDAGL, encoded by the coding sequence GTGTCAAACTTCCTCGGCATGGCGCTCCGCTATCGGCAAGAAGAAGCGGAGACATTCGTCGCCCTTCGCGGCGTCGGCGATTGTTCCATCTTCGAAGCCAAGACGCGCATGGAGAAGGGCAAACCCGTGCGAGGCACGAGCTGCTCGGAGCACTGGGCGCAGGACGTCGCCGAGCTCCACCCCGACCTGACACTCATCGTCATGGGCGGCGCCTTCTTCAACGAAAAGGCCTGCGACCCAGCCTGGCAAGCCTCCTACGAGAAGCGCATCTTCAATCTCGCCGACGGAATGGGCACAAACGCAGGCCGCATCGTGCTGACGCGTGTCCCTTATCCCATCAAGGACTGGCGTCACGGAAACGTCCCAGCCCGCGTCGATTGCTTCAACGAGATGCTCGAACGGGCCGCCCAGAAGCGCAGATGGCCCATGCTCGATTTGATGGGTCACGTCTGCCCAACGCCCGCATGCCGGGTCGACAGCAACGGCCACCCCATCCGCCCCGATGGTCTGCATTTCGATGGCGTAGGCGCCGAGGAGACAGCCCGATGGGTCCTCCGCGAGCTCAAGCGTTTCGCGCGCGAGGAGCACGACGCAGGGCTTTGA